The Salmo trutta chromosome 22, fSalTru1.1, whole genome shotgun sequence genome contains the following window.
aacactcatATTTGTGCACGGACACATTTCTTCCtttgaaatctctctctctcaataggtGTTGAGTTCTAAGTTGATGCCGACCTCAGATGATGAGATGGCTAAGACCAGTGTCAAGTCTTTCTGTGAGAACTTCCTGAAAGCAGGAGGACTCAGTTTGGTGGTGAACGTGATGCAGCGGGACTCTATTCCCTCTGAGGTGGACTATGAGACCAGACAGGGAGTCTACTCCATCTGTCTACAACTGgccaggtatacacacacacacacacacacacacacagcacatatgTTTTTCTAGCCTTGTGGGGAGCTAACatttatttccattcaaaatcatattttccctaacaTTTAACTCCTAAACTGAACTCCTTAGCCTAAAATAGCTTTTGCCCTCATGGGGACATGGGAAATGTTCCCACGAGGGAGAGGTTTTCCTTGTtttgctatccttgtggggacttctggggATTTCTGGTATCCACGAGGATAGCAATACAAgcccacacaaacacaaatatatatatatatactgctcaaaaaaataaagggaacacttaaacaacacatcctagatctgaatggaagaaataatcttattaaatacttttttctttacatagttgaatgtgctgacaacaaaatcacacaaaaaataatcaatggaaatccaatttatcaacccatggaggtctggatttggagtcacactcaaaattaaagtggaaaaccacactacaggctgatccaactttgatgtaatgtccttaaaacaagtcaaaatgaggctcagtagtgtgtgtggcctccacatgcctgtatgacctccctacaacgcctgggcatgcttctgatgaggtggcggatggtctcctgagggatctcctcccagacctggactaaagcatccgccaagtcctggacagtctgtggtgcaacgtggcgttggtggatggagcgagacatgatgtcccagatgtgctcaattggattcaggtctggggaacgggcgggccagtccatagcatcaatgccttcctcttgcaggaactgctgacacactccagccacataaggtctagcattgtcttgcattaggaggaacccagggccaaccgcaccagcatatggtctcacaaggggtctgaggatctcatctcggtacctaatggcagtcaggctacctctggcgagcacatggagggctgtgcggccccccccaaagaaatgccaccccacaccatgactgacccactgccaaaccggtcatgctggaggatgttgcaggcagcagaacgttctccacggcgtctccagactctgtcacgtgctcagtgtgaacctgctttcatctgtgaagagcacagggcgccagtggcgaattttccaatcttggtgttctctggcaaatgccaaacgtcctgcacggtgttggactgtaagcacaacccccacctgtggacgtcgggccctcataccaccctcatggagtctgtttctgaccgtttgagtagacacatgcacgtttgtggcctgctggaggtcattttgcagggctctggcagtgatcctcctgctcctctttgcacaaaggcggaggtagcggtcctgctgctgggttgttgccctcctacggcctcctccatgtctcctgatgtactggcctgtctcctggtagggcctccatgctctggacactacgctgacagacacagcaaaccttcttgccactcctcgcattgatgtgccatcctggatgagctgcactacctgagccacttgtgtgggttgtagactccgtctcatgctaccactagagtgaaagcaccgccagcattcaaaagtgaccaaaacatcagccaggaagcataggaactgagaagtggtctgtggtccccacctgcagaaccactcctttattgggggtgtcttgctaattacctataatttacacctgttgtctattccatttgcacaacagcatgtgaaatttattgtcaatcagtgttgcttcctaagtggacagtttgatttcacagaagtgtgattgacttggagttacattgtgttgtttaattgttccctttatttttttgagcagtgtacattgtTAGAGAGGTTGAATGTGATTGGATCTTCCTTTTCCCTGCAGGTTCTTATTGGTTGGCCAAAGTATGCCATCGTTGCTGGATGATGATGTCATCCGAGAGGGCGACACGCTATCTAGTCGGCCATTCCGTAACGCAGGGCGACCGGGGAGACAGCTGTCGCTGTGTGGAACGCCTGAGAAGAGCTCCTATAGACAGATGTCTCTGTCTGAACGCTCCTCCATCAGAGTAGAGGAGATCATCCCTGCTGCACGTGTAGctatacaggtacacacacacctctaatgcatacctaccacacacacacacacacctctaatgcatacctaacacacacacacacacacacacctctaatgcatacctaacacacacacacctctaatgcatacctaatacacacacacacacacctctaaccctgtctctcctctgtagaccATGGAGGTGGGGGACTTCACCTCGACGGTGGCGTGTTTCATGCGTCTAACCTGGGCAGCAGCTGCCGGCCGATTGGACCTCGTCGGCAGTCCTCAGCCAATCAgacctgaacacagctcactccTCCCCCTCGTGGTCCGCAGCCGTGTTAGCAGCActggtgagaccacacacacgcgcacacacacagagacacacacacacacaagaaactgATGGATAATAATGGCACCGACAGCCTGAATTATCAGCAATGAAATGGATTATCGCCTGTTACTCTGGTATTCTGATTGTTTTGCCTTCTACTGATGTCTGTTTCTCTTTCTACAGGAAGTAACTGCAGCTCCAGCAGTGAGGGTGAGGCGCCGCCCACAGCGTTGCATGCTGGGATATGTGTGAAGCAGCAGAGTGTTTCTATTAAAGACTGCATCATCGCTAGAGAGGCCCTGTCTCTACTGGTCACCTGCCTACAGCTACGAACACAGCAGCTAGGTAACAcgtcgcgcacacacacacacacacacacacacatactctgtcTCTACTGGTCACCTGCCTACAGCTACGAACACAGcagctaggtaacacacacacacgcacgcgcacacacacactatcttgtGAAGACCGAATGGTAACAGTGTTTCTCTCTATCAGGGTCATTCTACAACCTCCCCTGTGTCAGCGACTTCATCATCGACATCCTGCTGGGATCAGCCAGTGGAGAGGTAGCTGGGGTGTTGGGGGGTGTGAGGTGAGACTGAGTGTGTGTCTTATAACCCGTGTCTCTATGTCAGATCCGGCGCGTGGCGTGTGACCAGCTGTACACTCTGAGCCAATCGGACACGTCTGCATTCCCTGAGATCATCAAGCCTAACGTGTTCCTGCTGCAAGTCGTCCTCACCTCCCAGCTGCCCCTCTGGAGCCCCACGTCTGTCATGAGAGGAGTCAaccagaggtacacacacacacctgttgtcgTTGCTGCTGGGAGGCAGTAGGAAGTTATGTTTGACAACAGATGGTGCCAAATTATCTGTGACCAATGATAGATTGACTAAATGGAAAATCTAATTGGAAGCTGATATGTAGTGTCATATAGCTATAGTTGGTTATAAATGTATTTGGATGTATAGCGCAAGGGCccattttgttcagtgtgtgtctgtctatctgtctatatcTGAGTGTATAATATTGTTCTGTCTGTCCAGGTTGCTGTCTCAGTGTACTGAGTACTTTGAACTGCGATGTCAACTATTGGATGATCTGACCAGTGAGTTTAcaacacgcgcgcacacacacacacgcaccaacaGTTTTCCAACACTGTCATTGACGCATGAGGAATgctcctgtccccctccctcaGGTTCGGAGATGGAGGTGTTGTCAGTGAGTGCGGTGGCCATGTTGGAAGATGAGATCAGCTGGTTGGATAACTTTGAGCCCAGCTGGAGCTCTGAGATGGAGACCAGTGAGGCTGACAACATCCTGCAGGCTGGACACCTCCGCCTCATCAAAACACTACTGTCGCTCTGTGGCACCGAGAAGGAACATCtgggtgagaacacacacaagcatgTTTTGAGATTTTGATTGGGAGGTCGTACGGCCATCTGGAGCTCGTAGACGGTGTGTGTTCTgaagtctctgtctgtgtgtgtgtgtgtgtgtgtgtgtgtgtgtgtgtgtgtgtgtgtgtgtgttctccgcaGGTCCCTCTCTGATCCAGCAGCTGTTGGATGACTTCCTGTTCCGAGCGTCCCGCATCATCCTGAACACGTCTGACCCCGCCTCTAGCTCCCCCCCCAGTCACGACTTCCACCCCAAGTGCAGCACGGCCAGCAGCAGACTGGCAGCCTACGAGGTGCTGGTGATGCTGGCAGACAGCTCTGTGGCCAACCTACAGCTCATCACCAGAGAACTGCTGTCCATGCACCACCAGTCAGACCCCTCGCTCAGCAAGGAGTTTGACGTGAGTCTCCCACACATgcttgcatacacacacacacaacaaagaaACAGAGGTGAATGGAGAATTGCGTGATAGAACTGAAGTGTTAGGGGTGCATGAGAACTGAAGTGTTAGAGGTGCGTGATAGAACTGAAGTGTTAGAGGTGCGTGATAGAACTGAAGTGTTAGGGGTGCATGAGAACTGAAGTGTTAGAGGTGCGTGATAGAACTGAAGTGTTAGAGGTGCGTGATAGAACTGAAGTGTTAGAGGTGCGTGATAGAACTGAAGTGTTAGAGGTGCGTGATAGAACTGAAGTGTTAGAGGTGCGTGAGAACTGAAGTGTTAGAGGTGCGTGATAGAACTGAAGTGTTAGAGGTGCGTGATAGAACTGAAGTGTTAGAGGTGCGTGATAGAACTGAAGTGTTAGAGGTGCGTGATAGAACTGAAGTGTTAGAGGTGCGTGATAGAACTGAAGTGTTAGAGGTGCGTGATAGAACTGAAGTGTTAGAGGTGCGTGATAGAACTGAAGTGTTAGAGGTGCGTGAGAACTGAAGTGTTAGGGGTGCGTGAGAACTGAAGTGTTAGGGGTGCGTGATAGAACTGAAGTGTTAGAGGTGCGTGATAGAACTGAAGTGTTAGAGGTGCGTGATAGAACTGAAGTGTTAGAGGTGCGTGATAGAACTGAAGTGTTAGAGGTGCGTGAGAACTGAAGTGTTAGAGGTGCGTGATAGAACTGAAGTGTTAGAGGTGCGTGATAGAACTGAAGTGTTAGAGGTGCGTGATAGAACTGAAGTGTTAGAGGTGCGTGATAGAACTGAAGTGTTAGAGGTGCGTGATAGAACTGAAGTGTTAGAGGTGCGTGATAGAACTGAAGTGTTAGAGGTGCGTGATAGAACTGAAGTGTTAGAGGTGCGTGAGAACTGAAGTGTTAGGGGTGCGTGAGAACTGAAGTGTTAGGGGTGCGTGATAGAACTGAAGTGTTAGAGGTGCGTGATAGAACTGAAGTGTTAGAGGTGCGTGATAGAACTGAAGTGTTAGAGGTGCGTGATAGAACTGAAGTGTTAGAGGTGCGTGATAGAACTGAAGTGTTAGAGGTTTAGAACGTTGTATGAAAGGCTAATAGGTCTTCTTGATATAGTCAGTCTACCTTCAACGTGTCTTTCTCTTCTGTTCGCTCTGTGCCCCTCTCTCAGTTCCTCCCGCCGGTGGACAGTTGTTCTGTGTCGGGGTTCGTAGGGTTAAAGAACGGTGGAGCCACCTGCTATATGAATGCTGTGTTCCAGCAGCTGTACATGCAGCCTGGCCTGGCTGAGGCCTTTCTGTCTATAGAGGACGACACGGAGCAGCCAGACGAGAGTGTTTTCTGTCAGGTCCAGTCTCTGTTCGGACACCTGATGGAGAGTAGGCTGCAGTACTACGTCCCTGAGAACTTCTGGAAGGCATCTAAACATGCGcacgcactacacacacacacacactcattctaaTACACAGCACATACCCAACTGACTACCATGTTTGGGTCAGAAATAACAGCTGTACGTGTTTCTGTAGATCTTTAAGATGTGGAATAAGGAGCTGTATGTACGGGAGCAGCAGGATGCCTATGAGTTCTTCACTTCACTGGTGGACCAGTTGGACGAGCATCTCAAGGTAACACACAATAGCAAAAGGCACTTGTCTTTTcccactagcactgactttgctgataaatactttgtggagggaaaatgtacttgatacGATTGTGATGTGTTGTCTCAACTAGCTAGTttatgactaaaatgtcaaatgtaatgtaaCACGCACTCTCCACTATTCACATCTACTTAACACGTGTGTACTAcaatgtaacacaacacacacctttATTATTATAGAGATGTTGGGTCTGTCTTGTGTTTCAGAAAATCGGCCGTGAGCAGATCTTCAAGAATACTTTCCAGGGAATCTTCTCTGATcagaagatctgcaaagactGTCCTCAccggtgaacacacacacacacacacacacacacacacacacacacacacacacacacaaacaaaggcaGCCATCACGTATAAACTCCTAACTATAACCTGTGACCCCTGATCATAGATATGAGCGAGAGGAGACGTTTATGGCGCTGAACCTGGGTGTGACTTCCTGTCAGAGTCTGGAGATCTCATTGGACCAGTTTGTCAGGGGGGAGGTGCTAGAAGGAACCAACGCCTACTACTGCGAAAAGTGCAaggagaaggtgtgtgtgtgtgtcttaatgTGTGTGTAAAGAGGGTGTTTATTAAGTCGCTGTCCAGTgttgtgtgtacatgtatgttaACGTGGTGTGCGTATCTCTCCAGCGTACCACAGTGAAGCGGACCTGCATAAAGTCCCTACCCAGTGTTCTCTGTATCCATCTGATGCGCTTCGGTTTCGACTGGGAGAGCGGACGCTCCATCAAATACGACGAGCAGATCAGGTTTCCCTGGGTGCTGAACATGGAGCCCTACACAGTGTCTGGCATGGCTCGTCAGGATGGGGGGGCGGAGGGGGGAGACGGCCGGGGCGAGGCAGGGGGCTCACCCAGGAAGAAGGTGACCATCTCAGAGAACTACGAACTGGTGGGAGTTGTAGTCCACAGTGGACAGGCACATGCTGGACACTACTACTCCTTCATCAAGGACAGACggtaagagagacacacacacacacacacacacacacacacacacacacacacacacaaacacacaaacacttaagTATCATAAAAAATATCTCACGTTTAAGACAAGTACTTGTACTTTTAACACAAATGATCAACTTAtcatcctgtcctctccctctctgctctccctcctttcctctcctgtcctcaGCAGTGCTAGGGGAAGGTGGTATAAGTTTAATGACAACGTGGTCGAGGAGTTTGATATGAATGACGAGACTCTGGAGTACGAGTGCTTTGGAGGAGAGTACCGGCCTAAAGTCTACGACCAGTGTAAGTCCTATTTAACAGGTAGACCAAGTAGTGGATGTCAACAAAACATTCTCAGCAGCAAAAGTTGTGATGTCCCTCGGGTAGCGTCCTTGGTACCCCTCTCTTCCAGTTCCTTCTGTACATTAGTGGTAATATGTaatttgggcgacccgaccaaattcacatagaaatgggaGTTATAGATCAATCATTCcatttgaaagcaagtctaagaagcagtatatctgttctatgttcagtatttctatgcttcccttaagttttgtttttgtgtcttttactttcggttttgtacaccagctggaACAAGAATGtttttcacagtggtttagatggtacaatgattctctacactatactatcTTATTTTGTAACATAAACTGAAATTTGGCGAACAATTAGAGTTTTAGCAACCAGtaaatggtggagcgatttctgcgtAGTGCACCTTTAATGACATGAAAGATCAAACATCCCAttctaggtgtgtgtgttggtctgtatctgtgtgtgtgtgtgtagctaaccCCTACCCTGACGTGCGGCGCCGGTATTGGAACGCCTACATGTTGTTCTACCAGAGGATCAGTGACCAGAACTCTCCTGTCCTTCCCAAGAAGAGCAGAGTCAGCGCCATGAGGCAAGAGGCAGAAGACCTCACACTgtgagtctcacacacacacacacacacacacacacacacacacagtctaaatATACACAACTCATACACCCACACAACTCACActttaaccctctctctcccatgtAGTTCAGCACCCTCTAGCCCAGATGTCAGTCCCCAGTCGTCCCCTCGGCCCCCCAGGGCCAACAATGACCGTCTCTCTGTCCTGACCCGCCTCGTACGgaagggagagaagaaaggaCTGTTTGTGGAGAAGATGCCTGCTAGGATCTACCAGGTAAATACACTGGTTCAGTGGACCACGGTTTTTTATCAATAACCTTGCTTGAGACCTGAAGAGTTTAATAGCACACTGTGTTCATGCTTAGGCTTTAGCTATAAAAAGCTAACAGACTCTCTTGTGGTACACAGACAaacttctctctctgtttgtctttgtgtgtagATGGTGAGAGATGAGAACCTGAAGTTTATGAAGAACAGAGATGTGTACAACAGCGACTACTTCAACTTCACTCTGTCACTGGCCTCCGTCAACGCGGTacgtgtttgactgtgtgtgtgtgtaggataaACAGAGACGGTGTCAGCATAATTCAAGTTGTGCCTGCCTCTCCAAACTGTTCTTATAAGCAGTGTGTGTTGTACTGCAGACGAAGTTGAAGCACCCAGCCTACCAGGCCATGGCCAGAGAGAGTCTCCAGTTGGCGGTCCATTTCCTGTTCCACACCTACCTCCACACCAAGAAGAAGCTGCGGGTGGACACCGAGGAGTGGATGGCTACGGTGGAGGTGCTGCTGTCTAAAAGCAGTGAAGCCTGTCACTGGATGGCTCAGTACCTGGTGGGACCTGAGGGACGAGAGATCACCAAGTCAGTACaactataatactactacactCCACACAGAACCACTGCAGTACTAACATAACACTACTGCTTATAGCACTTACATTACTACTCATCAATCCAACtgatcttctctttctctcctccccccaggGTGTGTTTGTTGGAGTGTGGGGTGAGGGAGGTGAGGGTCGTAGTGGCAGCCATCTTGGAGAAAACCTTAGAGAGTGCGCTCCACTTCGCTGACTCTGGATTGGACAGCCTGACCGACGCGCTCCTCTCCCTATTGGACAAAGACGTTCCTGAGAACGTCAAACACTGCAACCAATACTTCAGCCTCTTCAGCAACTTTGCTCAGAGGGTAACACACACAAGCACCATATGAACACATTACATGCACACATAGACAGACCCACTCTGATATCCAGTATCTCTTTCTCCCAGGGCTCTGGTCCGTGCCAGTTGTTGTTGAAACACTCAGCGTATCGCAGGATGCTCATCTTCCTCCTCGGACCCAACAGACAGAACAACCaggtacatgcacacacactcagttcCTGCTCATCTGCAGAGAAATGGATATGACAGgatgttgttgttgatggttCTGGAAGCTCATCACCTTTTTCCCACTCCCTCTATCTTgcgtcctctctatctctctttcgttctctcgCTCTAGAATCGGAGGTGGAGTCCAGCCCAGGCCAGAGAGTTCCTGCACCTGCACTCCACTCTGGCCCTGATAACTCTCCACTCAGACCtcaacacacagcacacacatggtaacacacatacacacacacacacacacacacacacacacacacacacacacacacacacacagagtgcacacatggtaacacacacaaagacacattaCCACAGTTAGGATGCTTCCATAATACGCTGATGTGTGTAACCTGACGTGATTGTGTGTTTTTCTCAGATCAAGGTGTGTGTAAGCTGAATGTGAGCAGTGTCCCtgcctcctccaccctcctccagctCAACGCTGACATCATGGCCTCGCTCTTCACCCCCGAGGGACAGCCTTACCTGCTGGAGGTAACATACAGtctcatgtgcacacacacacacattgacgcATCTATATGGAAGAGGTTGTATTTGTAACTTTTTCCGTGTGTGTAGGTGATGTTTGCTGTGCGGGAGTTGTCCGGCCCTCTGACTGTGCTGATAGAGATGATGACGTACTGCTCCTTCTGTAACGAACCCTTCTCCCTGGGAGTACTACAGCTGCTCAAGGTAAGAACTACAACTCCCAGCATTAAACAAATCCATTATCACAGATAACTACAAATCCCAGCACAAAACGCATCcaataccgtgtgtgtgtgtagactcagTTGGAGACCGCTCCGCCCCATGAGCTGAAGAACGTGTTCCAGCTGCTGCAGGAGCTGCTGGTGAGTGACAGCTGGCAATCAAACCTTTCTGCGTGTCCTTGGAAACACACTGAATAATGCCAGCTCCAGACtgcgtgtgtaatgtgtgtgtgtgtgtgtgtgtgtgtgtgtgtgtgtgtgtgtgtgtgtgtgttctcaggtggTGGAGGATCCTCTTCAGACTCAGAGACTGAAGTACGCCTTCGAGTCAGAGAAAGGCCTGCTAGGTAGGCTACCTTCCACCCTTCACTGGgcttttgtgtgtgcgtgtgtgactcTGTTCTCTTGTTTGCAGCATTGATGCACCAGAGTAACAATGTGGACAGCAGCCGCTGCTATCAGTGTGTCAAGTTCCTGGTTACCCTGGCACAGAAGTGAGTTTCTCCAGAGACCGTTTTGAGAAATATGTTCATGTCGCCACAATTGTCTCAGGCTGAAAATATTGAATGGGGGTAGATTTGACTGTTGCCGCAAATACATCAAAGTAATGCACATTTTTCAGTTCTGTGAAAACCTCTCATTTCACACTTCCTGGTTTCACCACAAcgtgtgtctgtctccaggtgTGTTCCTGCTAAGGACTATTTTAAAGATCTGTCTGGTCACTGGAGCTGGGCAGTGCAATGGCTGCAGAAAAAGGCAAGCATCAAGCACAATATAACACACATAATCCAGCAGACTATTTCAGACCTGTCTCTCATATGTACGTGTgagtcacaggaggctgctgaggggaggacagatCATAATAATGCCCGGAAAAgagccaatggaatggcatcaaacacctgaacTATGAGTTTGATGTATATGATACCATTACACTTActtcagtcattaccacgagcacgtcctccccaattaaggtgccaccaacctcctgtggtgtgagtgtacatgcgtgtgtgtgtgtgtgggaaagtAGAGTATGCGTTAGAGTAACAGTGTGTTTCTCTGTCAGATGTCGGAACACTACTGGACTCCTCAGAGCAACGTGTCCAATGAGACGTCCACAGCCAAAACATTCCAGCGCACCATCTCAGCCCAGGACACGCTGGCCTACGCCACTGCACTGCTCAACGAGAAGGAGCCGTCTGGCAGCAGCAACGGCTCTGACGGTAGTCCAGCCAACGAGAACGCCGACCGCAGCCTCCGACAGGTACACAGTCTGACAGTGTGTTTATGGAAAACTTCAGAGGTAGAATGTATAAAGAGAACAGTAACAGCCCAAGAATAGAGATATTGTCACTTCTCAGAACGGGCCTCTAAATCTAGGCTGGAGAGTTTCGTATGAATCGATTTCATAAAAACTATATCTACATATCTCTTTACTCTGAAATGCCACATCTCATGTaatccttctcccccctctctctttatctcaggGTTCCGAGTCTCCCATGATGCTTGGTGATTCAAAGAGTGATCTGGAGGACGTTGACCCTTAGATCCTCCTATCAGACACAATGACAAGACCGCACGGCTTCATACAGCCAATCAAAGACTGCTTTTCACCTCTGATTGGCCAGAATATGGAGGGAGAGGGGCCCGCTACAGCCAATCAGAACACTTATTCTCCTGGTAGCTGGGGTAACAAAGGATGCGTGAATAATCATGTGACTTTCTGCCAGACCAGACTAATGGAATCAGAGCTGGAGGAGAGTTTAGAGACCTGACTAATGGATTACAAAGCAGTTTGTTCTCTTACTGGGAGTCTGAAATGTCACCCAGTGgagactggtgggaggagctataggaggacaggcttatTGTAATTGCTGAAATGGAACGGCGTCAAACATGtgatttccatatgtttgatacc
Protein-coding sequences here:
- the LOC115158483 gene encoding ubiquitin carboxyl-terminal hydrolase 24 isoform X3, producing METEEEQHMTTLLCMGFPDPVAIRKALRLAKNDINEAVALLTNESPGLGYGYEPMESGPAPGPCGDGETTGRTGTGGFDPPPAYHDVVESERNNDENGNCSGSSMEFPTTNLYELESRVFTDHWSIPYKREESLGKCLVAATCLAKHGLADADENCKRFMDRCMHEAFKKLLTSSAVHKWGTEIHEGIYNMLMLLVELVAERVKQEPIPVGLMGVLAMAFNPDNEYHFKNRMKACQRNWSEVFGEEAMFAVSPSNNYQKEPHGWLVDLVNLFGEMGGFTAIQAKLNTEEIEIGCVSALVQPLAVCAEYLNSSLVQPMLDPVIHKMITYVQNLEEKDLKDKRLVSIPELLSAIKLLCMRFQTALVTVVDDLRLDTLLRMLKTPHFSTKMNSLKEVTKLIEESTVSKTVKNAIDTDRLLDWLVENSVLSIALEGNIDQAQYCDRIKGIIELLGSKLSLDELSKIWMIQAGQSSTVIENIHTIMAAAAVKFNFEQLSHLFVLIQKSWEVESDRVRQKLLSLIGRIGREARSEATTGKVLEVLWELAHLPTLPTSLVQQASEEHLAILTDAYAVKETVKRCYIIKCIEDIKKSSQQGSPQAVWVVPALRQLHEITRSFIKQTYQKQDKQSIIQDLKKNFEIVKLITGSLVVCHRLAVSAAGNNGLTGHTLVDGRYTYQEYLDGHLRFLAFFLQEASLYLVWNRAKELWDCLVSGPEVCELDREMCFEWFTKGQHDLESDVQQQLFKEKILKLEPYEITMNGFNLFKTFFENVNLCDHRLKRQGTQLCVERLDLAGMDFIWRIAMETPDEEIANEAIQLIITYSYTNLNPKMKKDSVSLHKKFIADCYKRLEAASSALGGPTLTHAVTRATKMLTATTMPTVATSVQSPSRSTKLVIIERLLLLAERYVITIEDLYSVPRTILPHGASFNGHPVSLHVTYESTKDTFTLEAHSNETIGSIRWKIAEHLNCPVDNVQIFANDSVLTMNRDQKLLSQLGFSDEQSLTVKSSGTGTPSGGSSESSVSASSSSSAVFNSAYAMEQEKSLPGVVMALVCNVFEMLYQLANLDEPRIILRVRKLLLLIPTDPEVQDALDNFVPKESSVWSHQKTLFTLGQGSGSRSPSLGSKQQHQPSAASILESLFRSSAPGMSTFRVLYNLEVLSSKLMPTSDDEMAKTSVKSFCENFLKAGGLSLVVNVMQRDSIPSEVDYETRQGVYSICLQLARFLLVGQSMPSLLDDDVIREGDTLSSRPFRNAGRPGRQLSLCGTPEKSSYRQMSLSERSSIRVEEIIPAARVAIQTMEVGDFTSTVACFMRLTWAAAAGRLDLVGSPQPIRPEHSSLLPLVVRSRVSSTGSNCSSSSEGEAPPTALHAGICVKQQSVSIKDCIIAREALSLLVTCLQLRTQQLGSFYNLPCVSDFIIDILLGSASGEIRRVACDQLYTLSQSDTSAFPEIIKPNVFLLQVVLTSQLPLWSPTSVMRGVNQRLLSQCTEYFELRCQLLDDLTSSEMEVLSVSAVAMLEDEISWLDNFEPSWSSEMETSEADNILQAGHLRLIKTLLSLCGTEKEHLGPSLIQQLLDDFLFRASRIILNTSDPASSSPPSHDFHPKCSTASSRLAAYEVLVMLADSSVANLQLITRELLSMHHQSDPSLSKEFDFLPPVDSCSVSGFVGLKNGGATCYMNAVFQQLYMQPGLAEAFLSIEDDTEQPDESVFCQVQSLFGHLMESRLQYYVPENFWKIFKMWNKELYVREQQDAYEFFTSLVDQLDEHLKKIGREQIFKNTFQGIFSDQKICKDCPHRYEREETFMALNLGVTSCQSLEISLDQFVRGEVLEGTNAYYCEKCKEKRTTVKRTCIKSLPSVLCIHLMRFGFDWESGRSIKYDEQIRFPWVLNMEPYTVSGMARQDGGAEGGDGRGEAGGSPRKKVTISENYELVGVVVHSGQAHAGHYYSFIKDRRSARGRWYKFNDNVVEEFDMNDETLEYECFGGEYRPKVYDQSNPYPDVRRRYWNAYMLFYQRISDQNSPVLPKKSRVSAMRQEAEDLTLSAPSSPDVSPQSSPRPPRANNDRLSVLTRLVRKGEKKGLFVEKMPARIYQMVRDENLKFMKNRDVYNSDYFNFTLSLASVNATKLKHPAYQAMARESLQLAVHFLFHTYLHTKKKLRVDTEEWMATVEVLLSKSSEACHWMAQYLVGPEGREITKVCLLECGVREVRVVVAAILEKTLESALHFADSGLDSLTDALLSLLDKDVPENVKHCNQYFSLFSNFAQRGSGPCQLLLKHSAYRRMLIFLLGPNRQNNQNRRWSPAQAREFLHLHSTLALITLHSDLNTQHTHDQGVCKLNVSSVPASSTLLQLNADIMASLFTPEGQPYLLEVMFAVRELSGPLTVLIEMMTYCSFCNEPFSLGVLQLLKTQLETAPPHELKNVFQLLQELLVVEDPLQTQRLKYAFESEKGLLALMHQSNNVDSSRCYQCVKFLVTLAQKCVPAKDYFKDLSGHWSWAVQWLQKKMSEHYWTPQSNVSNETSTAKTFQRTISAQDTLAYATALLNEKEPSGSSNGSDGSPANENADRSLRQGSESPMMLGDSKSDLEDVDP